In the genome of Massilia sp. UMI-21, the window CGCCGTCCTTGCACTTCAGGCCGGCGATCACGCGGCGTACGCGCTCGGCCAGCACCATCGCGTCCGGCGCCGGCGTCTCGGGCAGCATCAGGAGGAACTCCTCGCCGCCATAGCGTCCGAAGGCGTCGCTGCCGCGGATCTGGCCCTGCACCGCCTGCGCGAAGCTGCGCAGCACCGCGTCGCCGGCGCCGTGGCCGTACGTGTCGTTGATGCGCTTGAAGAAGTCGATGTCGAACAGGCACAGGCAGAACGGGCGGCGGTTGCGGTCGCTGCGCTCCTTTTCGCGCTCGATCAGGCCAAGCAGGAAGCGGCGGTTGTGGCTGCCCGTCAGCTCGTCGCGGATCGCCAGTTCATTGATGGTCGCCAGGGCGCGCTGCAGCTTGACGAAGCCTTCGGTCTTGGTCAGCTCGAACAGCAGCACGAATACCAGCACCACCACGTACAGGCCGAGGTTGCAGATCAGGTGCAGCAGCGGCATGTCGAGCAGGGGCGTGCCCGGCTGGGCCCGGCCGAAGGCCGGCAGGGCCCAGATCGCGGCCGCCGCGGCGCAACTCATGACCAGCCAGCATACGCCGCTGACCACGCCGCCGAGGAACATCGCCACCACCGGCGCCGTGATCAGCCAGCTCGCGGTCGGCGCGTGGATGCCGCCCAGGTGCCAGGTCAGCCAGGTGAAATTGAAGAACAGGGCGCACAGGAACAGTTCGCGCGCCAGCGCGATGCTGCCGCTCAGGCGCAGCAAGGGCGGCGCCATCAGCATGAAGATGCAGCAGGCCAGGATCTCGAGGGCCGCGAGCCGCAGGCCCAGCAGCCAGTAGGCCAGCGCGTACAGGGGCCCCGCGGTGGCCGCCATCAAGGCCGCGTTGACCACGTTTTCGGCGCGCGCCAGCACGGCGGGGTCCTGCCGCAGCCTGGCGGGTACGAACAGGTGGGCCGCGTCCAGGTAACGCCCGCGCCACCGCTGTGTGCTGTCCTCGCTCATCGGTCATCCCATGCGCCACACTCCAGACGCCGAGTGTAAGCAGGGAAATTCCTGTGAGCTTTATTTTCAAACAGAAAGTCGGTGGAAAGACGGCGCGTCCGGCACGCCGCTTGTCGGACGGCCATGCGCCAGCCCTCATGCCCGGCGCATAAGCTTGCAACGGAGGTTTACGGGGTGGGCGGGCACTCCTACAATAATCGTTCGCAACTAATAAGACGTGAGCAATGTTGAATGTGGCGCAACCCCGGCAATCGCAAGCATCGCTGAACCAGATCATCCTGTCCGCAGTCGATCTGGCACGGATTTGCCTGCGGATGGATGTGGCCTTCGTTTCGGAATTCAAGGACGGGCGCCGCATCTTTCGCCACATTGCAGCGGCGGGTAGCGCGCTTCCGGTCCAGCCCGGGCACTCCGATCCGCTAGAAGAGAGCTATTGCCAGCACGTGGTCAACGGGACCATCCCCGCCATTGTCGACGACAGCCACATCTATCCCGTCCTCAAGCGCCTGGGCTGCACCGAGGCGCTGAAGATCCGCGCCCACCTGGGCGTGCCGATCTGGCTGTCGGACGGTTCGGTGTTCGGCACATTCTGCTGCTACAACCACAGCCCGCAGTGCTCCTTGCGCGAGGTCGACGTCGATGCCCTGCGGCGCTTCGCGGCGCTGATGGCGAGCATGCTGGAACAACGGGTGCTCGCCGAACGGGCGATCGAGCAGACCTGCGCGCGCCTGTCCGACGTGATCGCCGGGCGCGCCATCACGATTGCCTTGCAGCCGATCGTCGACCTGGACAACGGGGCCGTACTGGGCTACGAGGCGCTGTCGCGCTTTCCCGCCCCCGACACCTCCCCCGCAAGATGGTTCGCCGAGGCGCACCAGGTCGACAAAGGCGCCGAACTGGAGATGCTGGCGATCGAACTCGCGCTGTCCAAGCTGGCGCTGTTGCCGCCCCATGCCTACCTGTCGCTCAATGTATCGCCGCATACCATCCTGGGCGGCGCGCTGCCCGCCCGCCTGCAGGGTGCGGCACTGGACCGGCTGGTCCTGGAGATTACCGAACACGCACCGATCGAAGAATATCCGGCGCTCGTCGCGGCGCTTGCCGGCTTGCGCCGAGCCGGACTTCGGCTGGCGATCGACGATGCCGGTTCCGGCTACGCGAGCTTCCGTCACATCCTCCAGTTGCAGCCCGACATCATCAAGCTCGACCAGAGCATCGTCGGCGGGATCGACCTTGCCTCCGGTCGCCGGGCGCTCGCCGCGGCGCTCACCGGCTTCGCGCGCGATACCGGCAGCGCCGTCGTGGCCGAGGGAATCGAAACCGAGGCGGAACGGGACGTGCTGCGCCAGCTCGGCATCAAGGCCGGACAGGGCTACCTGCTCGGGCGCCCCGCGCCGCCCGCCTGACGCTGGCCTGATCGAGCCCGGCCCGACATGGCCGGCCCTCGATGTCGATATCAGGCGCGGCGCAGGGCGATGGCGCGGCCGGCGCGCGCCCGCAACTGCCCGCAGCCGCCATCGACGTCCTGCCCGGCCGAGTCGCGCAGCTTGGTCAGCACGCCGCGCGCGTGCAGGCTCGCGGCGATTTCCCGCGCGCGCTCCCAGCTGGGCCGCCGGTAGGCCAGCCCGGGCACCGTGTTATAGGGGATCATGTTGAGGATCGCGCGCTTGCCGCGCAGCAGGGCCACGATGCCCTCGATTTCGTCCGGGCCGTCGTTGACGCCCTCGAGCAGGGTCCACTGGTACTGGATCGGATAGCCGGACAGGCGCGCATAGCGCTCGCCCTGCTCCACCAGTTCCTGCGGGCTCAGGCGCGGCGCGCGCGGCAGCAACTCGGCGCGCAGGTCCGCCCTGGTGGTATGCAGCGACAGCGCCAGGGCCGGCTTCACCCGCCCTTCGAGCAGGCGCTCGAAGGCGCGCGGGTCGCCCACGGTGGAAAACACCAGGTTCTTGTGGGCGATGCCGGCCTCGACACCCAGCAGCTCGATCGCTTCCAGCACGTTGTCGAGGTTGTGGGCCGGCTCGCCCATGCCCATGAACACCACCTTCTTCAGCGGCCGGCGGCCACGGGCCAGCACCACCTGGGCCACGATCTCGCCGCTGGACACCTGGCGCAGCAGGCCGTCGCGGCCGGTCATGCAAAATCGGCAGCCCACCGCGCAGCCGACCTGGCTCGAGACGCACACCCCGTCGCGCGGCAGCAGCACCGATTCGATCGTCTGGCCGTCCCGCAGTTCGATCAGCAGGCGTTCGGAGCCGTCTTCGCCCGGGTGGCTGGAGACCAGCCGCACCAGGCCGGCCAGTTCGGCGTCCAGCGCGGGCAAGGCCGCGCGCACCGGTTTCGGCAGGAAGTCGGAAGCCGGGCGGCGGCCGCGCTCGTGCGCGGCGCCCTGCACCCAGTCGCGCAGCACGCGCTCCTGGTGCAGCGGCAGCGCGCCGAGCGCCGCCAGGCGCGCGCGGATGGCCGAAATACGCATCGACTGAAGCCGTAGTTTTTACCGGTTGGTAAAAAACTCAGTCGTTCTTGACGACGATGCTCGGGAACTTGCTGCTCATGTCCTTCGCCTTCTCGGCCACCTTGACGGCAAGCTTGCGCGCGATTTCCTTGTAGATGGCCGACACCGGGCCGTCCGGATCGGCGACCACGGTCGGGCGGCCGGAATCGGTCTGCTCGCGAATCGACAGGGTCAGCGGGAGTTTGCCGAGGAACTCGACGCCGAAATCGCGGCACATCTTCTCGCCGCCGCCTTCGCCGAAGATCGATTCGTGGTGGCCGCAGTTCGAGCAGATGTGGGTGCTCATGTTCTCTACCACGCCGATGATCGGAATGCCGACCTTCTCGAACATCTTGAGGCCCTTGCGCGCGTCCAGCAGCGCGATGTCCTGCGGCGTGGTGACGATCACGGCGCCGGTGACCGGCACCTTCTGCGACAGGGTCAGCTGGATGTCGCCGGTGCCTGGCGGCATGTCGACGATGAGGTAGTCGAGGTCGCGCCAGTTGGTCTGTTCGAGCAGCTGCTGCAAGGCGCCGGTGACCATCGGGCCGCGCCACACCATCGGCTCGTCCGGATCGATCATGAAGCCGATCGAGGACACCTGCACGCCGTGGTTCTCGAGCGGCTCCATGGTCTTGCCGTCGCGGCTTTCGGGACGGCCGTTAATCCCCAGCATCATCGGCTGCGAAGGACCGTAGATGTCGGCGTCGAGGATGCCGACGCTGGCCCCCTCGGCGCTCAGTGCCAGCGCCAGGTTGACGGCGGTGGTCGACTTGCCGACCCCGCCCTTGCCGGACGCGACCGCAATGATGTTCTTCACGTTCGGCATCAGCTTCAGGCCGCGCTGGACCGCGTGCGACACGATCTTGCTATGCACCCTGGCGCTCACCTTGCCGACGCCCGGCAGCGCCTGGACGCCGGCGACGACGCTGTCGCGAATGCGCGCGACCTGGCTGGCGGCCGGGTAGCCCAGTTCGACGTCGAACGCGACGTCGCTGCCGCTGAGCTGGATGTTCTTGATCGACTTGGAAGAGACGAAATCCTTCCCGGTATTAGGATCGATGACTGCCGACAATGCTGCCTTGACATCGTTCTCAGTGATGCTCATGTGTTTCTCCAGGTTATAGGGCCGAAGTGTAGCGCAAAATGCCGCAGGCTTCTTGTTGCTTTGGCAAACCCGGCGCTGGCGGCTGCGCATGTGCGGCCTTCCGCTGTTAAAATGCTTCTTTTCCAAAACCATTAGCGCTTCGACCATGACCCGCAAGCTGTTCGTCACCACTGCCCTGCCCTACGCCAACGCTGCCTTCCATATCGGCCACATGATGGAATACATCCAGGCCGACATCTGGGTCCGGTTCCAGCGCATGCAGCGCGACAATGGGGAGCAGCGCCAGGTGCACTTCGTCTGCGCCGACGACACCCACGGCACCCCGATCATGATCGCGGCCGAGAAGGAAGGCATCACGCCGCAGGAATTCGTGGCCAAGATCGCCGCCGGCCGCCCGCAGTACCTGGATGGTTTCCACATCGCTTTCGATAACTGGTATTCGACCGATTCGCCGGAAAACGTGGAACTCTCGCAGGGCATCTACCGCAAGCTGCGCGAGGAAGGCCTGATCG includes:
- a CDS encoding RNA methyltransferase, which codes for MRISAIRARLAALGALPLHQERVLRDWVQGAAHERGRRPASDFLPKPVRAALPALDAELAGLVRLVSSHPGEDGSERLLIELRDGQTIESVLLPRDGVCVSSQVGCAVGCRFCMTGRDGLLRQVSSGEIVAQVVLARGRRPLKKVVFMGMGEPAHNLDNVLEAIELLGVEAGIAHKNLVFSTVGDPRAFERLLEGRVKPALALSLHTTRADLRAELLPRAPRLSPQELVEQGERYARLSGYPIQYQWTLLEGVNDGPDEIEGIVALLRGKRAILNMIPYNTVPGLAYRRPSWERAREIAASLHARGVLTKLRDSAGQDVDGGCGQLRARAGRAIALRRA
- a CDS encoding EAL domain-containing protein — protein: MLNVAQPRQSQASLNQIILSAVDLARICLRMDVAFVSEFKDGRRIFRHIAAAGSALPVQPGHSDPLEESYCQHVVNGTIPAIVDDSHIYPVLKRLGCTEALKIRAHLGVPIWLSDGSVFGTFCCYNHSPQCSLREVDVDALRRFAALMASMLEQRVLAERAIEQTCARLSDVIAGRAITIALQPIVDLDNGAVLGYEALSRFPAPDTSPARWFAEAHQVDKGAELEMLAIELALSKLALLPPHAYLSLNVSPHTILGGALPARLQGAALDRLVLEITEHAPIEEYPALVAALAGLRRAGLRLAIDDAGSGYASFRHILQLQPDIIKLDQSIVGGIDLASGRRALAAALTGFARDTGSAVVAEGIETEAERDVLRQLGIKAGQGYLLGRPAPPA
- the apbC gene encoding iron-sulfur cluster carrier protein ApbC; protein product: MSITENDVKAALSAVIDPNTGKDFVSSKSIKNIQLSGSDVAFDVELGYPAASQVARIRDSVVAGVQALPGVGKVSARVHSKIVSHAVQRGLKLMPNVKNIIAVASGKGGVGKSTTAVNLALALSAEGASVGILDADIYGPSQPMMLGINGRPESRDGKTMEPLENHGVQVSSIGFMIDPDEPMVWRGPMVTGALQQLLEQTNWRDLDYLIVDMPPGTGDIQLTLSQKVPVTGAVIVTTPQDIALLDARKGLKMFEKVGIPIIGVVENMSTHICSNCGHHESIFGEGGGEKMCRDFGVEFLGKLPLTLSIREQTDSGRPTVVADPDGPVSAIYKEIARKLAVKVAEKAKDMSSKFPSIVVKND